The genomic region AGGGCCTCACCTCTCCCCAGCGGGCGCACCTCAGGTAGCAGGCTGGATCGGGACGAGGATGTAGCCGGTGTTGAGGTCGCCAAAGCAGCGGTAGCCCGTCTCCCCCCAGTACCAGAGGTGGAGGGCGATGTGAGCGCAGAAGAGCGCGTCGAAGAGGTCCTCCACACGCTTCAGCTCCCGGCCGCGGAGCCCCCGCACCGTGATACCGTTGAGCAACCGATCCGCTTCCATCGCCGGCTCGCCCCGGGCCAGGGAGGCGAGGAGCCCCTTCAGGCGCTCGAGCTCCTCCCACTGCACCGCGGAGGGCCGGTCCCGGCGGGCCTTGTACTTGAGCGTCTTCTCCAGCCCGAACAGCTCGACCATCCCCGGGTGGGGGTACACCTCGACCACCTGACGGGTTGAGGCCTGGCGCCGGACCTTAGGCGTGTGGGCGAACCCGAGGCCACCCAGGCGGGTGACGAGGATCTCCCCCCGCACCTCGGGGCCGAGGCGGGCCCGGTTGGCGGGGTAGGCCCCTGCCTCACCCTGGCGGTACCTTTGGGAGAGGGCCCGGTCACAGGGCCTCGTCCCCCCCTCGTTGGGAACGACGAGTGGGGCATCGATCGCCACGAGGGCGCTCTCTTCTCCGACGCCTTGGGCGATGAAGGAGAGGACCTCTGCATCGCCTCCAAGCGCGCTCTCCCACACCCGGGGCCGGCCTGTGGTGCCATCCCAGTCGAGGACGACGGCCCCGGACGTGTTGCGGGGCGACCAGGCGAGATCCACCCCCACGAACCGCAATTCCCTACAGCGGCGGGGTCTCGGGCTCTGCCTCGAGGATGGACAGCTTGTATTCGCCGCTCCCCTCGCGCCGGACGATGCGGATGAACAGCTTGCATACGCCGTCGAGAAAGCACTCCCCGAGCGATTTACAGTCCACGCCGGGGTAGCAGGGGACGCGGATCGTGGAGGGGGAGGACACGTCCAGACACTGGGCGAGGACATCCCCGCACGGATCGTGAACGAGGTGTAGGTCTACGACGAGGCTCCCCGGGTCCACCCATACCAGGAAGGCATCTCCGTAACTCGCCTCGATCCTGTACCAATCCTGGTAGTCACCCTCGCCAAGCGTCCCTGAGTAGTGTCCGGGCTGGAGGAGGACGGCATCTTCTTCGCCTGGACCGTAGGACTCAGGGAGGTCCTGGCGGGCGACGGAGGAGAGATCGAGCCCGGGGAGGAGGCACTCCGCCGGCGGATCGCCGGGGGAGCAGAGGAAACCTGGGCCAGCAAGGCACGTCGGTTCGGGAGTCGGAGGGGGAGGCTCGGGCGGGGGGGGAGGGGTGGGCAGCGTGGGCAACGGGATGGGAGTGGCGGCCACGGGCGCGGCCCCGAAGGTGAGGCTGCCCCATGAGAAGCCCACGTGGGGATCGCACCCCAGCACGCGCTGGGCGACGATCACGAGTTCGGAGCTGGTGGGGAAGATCCGCGTCTCCCCCCGCACCGGATAGCCCACCAGACACTGGGCGGAGGCGGGGGGTGTGGCGCGGAGCCACAGTTCCGCGCGCTGCCAGTACGGATCGCCTGGGGAGCGGTAGTACAGGCGCACGAGGACGTCCCGTGCCGCTTGACACGTTGCGCAGAGATCGTCCGCTACCCCTTCCAGGACGAGGGGCAGGGCAGCCCCTGGTGGGACATTCGACACGTGCCAGGTGGCCGTGTCCGTCAGCCGGGCGTCGGAGAGCCAGCACTCCTCCCCCCGCTCCTCCCCTGAACAGAGGAACGCATCCGTCTGCACCGCCCATCCCCACGAAGGCAGGGCGAGGCAGCCCAGCGCGAAGGCGATCAGGGATATCCGTCTCACCACCCACCACCCCCTTCGGAACGGAAGCCATTCTAGGGCGCGAGGGGGGGCAGGGGCAAGTGGGATGCCCTTCCACCCGCCGCAGGCCACCGGGCAATGCTGGGTTCCGGTTGCCCACCGGGCGAACAGGTCAGGTCACAACGCCGCCTCGACCTCGGCCCGGAGGGCGTCCTTCACCCCGGAAGGGGCGAACGAAGCCGCGGCGCTCGCGATGAGGAGCGCCCGCACCTCGTCCCGGCCGAGGCCGAACGTGTCCACGACTCGCCACAGCTCCTCGGTCGCGGAGGTCTGGGACATGAGCCGGTTGTCCGTGTTCACGGTCACTGGGATCCCCAACTCGAGGTAGCGCTGGAGGGGGTGATCGGAGAGGGAGTGCATGAACCCCGAGATCTGGAGGTTGCTCGTCGGACAGGTCTCGAGCGGGATCCGCCCCGCGCGGACCCTCTCCTCCACGGCGGGGTCCTGGAACAGGTACACCCCGTGCCCGATCCGCTCCGCCCCTAGATCGAGGGCCTCCCCGATGTGCTCCGGGCAGCAGCCCTCCCCAGCGTGGAGGGTTACGTGAACGCCCGCCTCCTGGGCGAGGTGGATTGCCTCGGCATGGGGGAGGAGGGGGAACCCCCGCTCGGGGCCAGCGAGGTCGAATCCCACCACCCCCTGGTCGTGGTATCGGCCAGCGAGCCGGGCCACCTTCGCCGACCGTTCCGTTGGCTCGTTCCGCATCGCGCACAGGATGAGTCCGGTGGAGATGCGGAGTTCGGTCTCGGCGCGCCGCATTCCGGCCAGCACTGCCTCGACGACCGCGCTCGGGCTCAGGCCCCGCCGCAGGTGGAGGAGGGGAGCGAATCGGATCTCGATGTAGATCACGTTTTCGCTCGCCGCGTCCTCACAGAGCTCCCACGCCGCCCGTTCCAGGGCCTTTGCTGTCTGGAGGAGGGCGACCGTGATCCGGAACGCCTCCAGGTACTCCTCGAGCGGACAGGGCACGGGGGGGAGGACAGCCACCTCCACCTCGGTGGCGATGCGTGGCCGGTGCCGCATGGGCAAGGCATCCCACAGCTCGCGCACCGTCCCGGGGCGGAGCGAGCCGTCGAGGTGGACATGGAGGTCGAACTTCGGCAAGCGGGCCACCGTCTCCCGGCCAAGGACGCGGTCCATACCCTGATCGTAGCCTGTCCCCGCGCTCATGTCAGGGCCAGTTGACGGCGTGGCGGATCCCGTCCCTCCGGCAGCGCGGGGTCGGGTGCTGCTTTATGTGCCCTGTACGCTACACTGGGGCTCATGGTGTGGGACGTGGTGGTCGTGGGAGGGGGGCCGGCGGGCCTGTTCGCGGCCGTGTCCGCGGCGGAGGGGGGGGCGCGGACGATCGTCCTCGAGCGGATGCCCACCCCTGGCCGCAAGATCCTCGCCTCCGGCGGGGGGCACTGCAACCTGACGCACGGGGGGGAGATCGCGGACTTCCTTGACCACTACGGAGGGGGAGATCGTCCGGGCGCCGGGGGGCGGTTCCTGCGGCCGGCCCTGTACGCGTTCTCGAACGCGGCCCTCGCGGCCTACTGCGCTGAGCGGGGCGTTCCCGTGGTGGAAGATCGAGATGGCCGCGTGTTCCCCGCTTCCCGCCGGGCGCAGGATGTGCTCGACCTCCTTCTCAGGGAGGCCCGCCGCGAGAGGGTGGAGATCCGAACGGGCGTCCGGGCCCGGTCTGTGGAGGCAAAGCGGGGAGGGTTCGTCGTCCGGGCTCGTGACCGTGGCCAACCGGTGGCCGGCGGACGGACCGTCATCCTCTCCACCGGCGGCCGATCGTACCCGGCGCTCGGGGCCACCGGCGACGGCTATCGCCTTGCTGCGTCGCTCGGGCACCGGATCGTCCCACCCCACCCCGCGCTCGCCCCGCTCATCATTGAGCGGGACGCGTTTGCTCCGTTCGCGGGTTGTGCTGGGGTCTCGCTCCCGGGCATGGCAGTGGCCGTCGTTCGCGACGGATGGCGTAAGGCTGAGGCGAGGGGGGATGTCCTGTTCACCCATCGTGGCCTCTCCGGCCCCGCGGTCCTCGACCTCTCCCGCCACGTCCGTCCCGGGGATGAGCTGCGCGTCCCACTTCTTCCGAGCGGGGGCGATCTCCCCGCCGTAGCGGAGGGCCTGGGAGCGCGCATTGAGGAGCATGGGAAGCGGACCGTGGTCCGCATCCTCCACGAGATGGGCGTCCCCGAACGGCTGGCTCGGTCCGTGGTCGTTGCCCACGGCCTCGCCCCGGGGACGAGGGCGGCGAACCTGCCACGGGGTGCCCACCGCGCTTTGGCGCTGAGCCTCGCCGGGGGCCGCACTTTGGGGCACCCGTTCCCCGTTCTCGCGCTCGGGGGGTGGAACGAGGCGCTCGTCACCCGGGGCGGGGTCCGCCTGAGCGAAGTGGATCCGAAGACGATAAGGAGCCGGCTCGTTCCGGGCCTGTTCTTTGCCGGCGAGATCCTCGATGTGGATGGCGATACCGGGGGCTACAACCTCCAAGCCGCCTTCTCCACCGGCCATCTCGCTGGGCGGAACGCAGCGCGGATCGCCCTCCCTCATGATTCTCCTCCGGGAGCGGTGGGGCCAGCAGGGCGATCCTCCGCCTGAGGGAGCCATGGGGTTCCCTGGGCCAAGATCAAGGCCCGCGCGGCGAGCCTTAGCGTGAGGGTGGGAGAAAGCGAGAGAGGAGAACAACCAGGGGGCCGAGGCACGGCCCCCTGGAGGGTTGCGACCCGCGACCTACTCCTTGTAGATGCGGTAGACGTTGATGTCCATCGTGATATCGAGCGAGAGCCCCTTTACGTTCGCCCGACGCGCGGTGACCATCTCGTCCGTCATCGACCACAGTGGAACCCATGGTACGTCAATTGTGCTCAAGATCTGGACGCCTTTGTACAGCCCCGACCTCTCAGCAATATCCACCGTAGATGTGGCGAGTTCGAGCATCCACTTGTAGGCCTCGTAGTTCGGGTGATGGTTCATGAATGTCCCCATCGACTCGGGAGCCTCGGTCAACCACGGAGCCAGGAAGTTCGAGGTCTCAAGGTAGTCCGGGTGCCAGCCCAGCAGGAACATGTCGAAGCCCCCCTGTGACATGCGCTCGGAGTAAGCGGCCCACTCTAGAGACTGGATGCGTATCTTGATCATCCCAGTTTCCTCAAGGCTTCCCGCGATGACGGTCGCTACATCAGCCTCGAACGTTCCATAGTGGCTGGGCGTGTACCACAGATTGAGCTCGACCGGTCGGGCCTCGCTGTAGCCAGCCTTGGTGAGGAGTTCCCGCGCTACGGCGAGGTCCCGCTCGGGGAACGTTGGCAGGGCACCGAAGAACGGCGGATCGACATTCGGCACCATCGTGTAGATCGGGTCAACGATGCCGCTGAACACCTGGTCGATGATCGCTTGCCGGTCGACTGCGTACGCGATCGCGCGGCGCACGAGGACTTCATCCACCGGGGGTTGGGTGACGTTGAAGAGGAGGTATCGGATCCCTGGGCTGGGCGGCCAGTACTCGACGATGACATTGGGGTTCTTCTCCAAGTCTGCGATGTCCTGGGGAGCCAGGGTGCGGAACACGAAGTCGACGTCTCCGGCCTCGATTGCCGCGCGCAGGGTCGCCGCGTCGGCGTACATGACCTCGATGACCTCGCGCGATTTCGGGGCGGGTCCGTAGTACCCGTCGTAGGCCTCATACTTCACATATTGGTCGGGCTTGTACTCGACAAGCTTGTACGGTCCAGTTCCCGCGTACCGGCCCCTGGTGTATTCATTCTCGCCGACGGATGGGTCCAGGGAGTAAATCAACGCCGGGGCAACCTGACTCGTCATCCGCGACAGGAAAATAGCGTCCGCATAGGTAAGTGTGATCCGAACCGTGAGCTTGTCTACTGCCTCAATCTTCTGGATGTAGGGCTTGATCAGCCCGACGCCACCTTTTGGCCCATCGAGGCGGATCGTTCTCTCCAGCGCGAACTTCACCGCCTGCGCATCACAGTCCTTCCCATCCCAGAACTTGACTCCGGGACGAAGGTGGAAGGTGTAGACCATGCCATCATCTGAGATCTCCCAACTCTGAGCCAGATCCCCGACGATCTCCAACGTCTCGTCGTCAAGCTTGACGAGAGCACCCGTGGTGTGACGTAGCACGTGCCAAGTGTAGGCGTCATACGAGTTTTCGAACGAGAGCTCCGTGACGCGGTCTGTCGTTCCCATGATCAGAGGTTCGACGGCCCCCGCACCCAATCCGAGCAATCCGACAGCCACCAGAACGACCAACATCCTCGCCATCTTCGCCATTGTTGCCCCTCCTTGTGAGCCACGAAGGATCACCACGGAACTGGACCAATGATGTGTCCGGTTATCACCTCCCCCTAGTGCCGTATAGCACAACCTTAGTAACGCATCCTAGCACGGGAGGGTGTGCAGGTCAACTGCCCGTCCGGGCGGCGCCTTAGGGCATGGTGCCTGGCTTTTGGGGCATGGTCAGGCGAAATGCTCCTTTCCCCAGAGCGAGCCGAATGGCGAGGTGGTGCGTCTCCACCACCCCGATGACGCGGACTTCGCCCCATCGGTCTTGAGTTTGCCGCGTTCCCATTCGCCTCCGAGCGGTAGGTCCGAGCGATGCTGCCTAGGATCTCGAGAGGTCAGCGCTCTCCGGGCCAACTAGATCTTGTGCCTTCGTTTCGGATTGACAAGATCGCTTACCCCTTCTCCGATCAATCCGAATCCCAGGGAGAGGAAGACAATCATCAACCCTGGGAAGGTGATCAGCCACCAAGACCCAGATTGTAGATATTTTTGGCCATTTTGGATGTCAAACCCCCAATCAGGGGCCGGAGGTGGGAGACCGAATCCAAGGAACGACAAAGCGGCCACTGTGAGGATCGCATCCGCCAAGTTGAACGATGACACTGCCATGATCGCATTGACTGTGTTGGGCGCCATGTGACGCAAGACGATGCGGGTTCTAGATGCCCCAACGGCACGGATAGCCTCGATGTAGGTCGTTTCGCGGACCTTCAGCACCTCCGCCCGCGAGACTCGAAAGTAGGTTGGCACGTAGACAATCGCGACTGACCAGATCATCGGCTGCAACCCTGCGCCGAGGACGACGACGAGGGTGATCGCAAGGATGATCGACGGAAACGAGTAGAGCGCGTCCATCGCCAACGAAAGACCTCGGTCGAGCCATCCCCCGAAGAAGCCGGAGATCCATCCGAGAACCGAGCCCCCGACCATGCTGATGGCGACAGCGGAAAACGCGACGATCAAGGATGCTTTGCCTCCGCTGATGACGCGACTGAACACATCCCGTTGGAGCTGATCGGTTCCCATCCAATGCTGGGCTGAGGGGCCCTGCAACCGCGGCGCGCTTCGGTACTGCATCGGATCATAGGGCGTGAAGCCCGGAACCTGCCCGAGGATGGTCATGATGATGAATCCGCTCACGATCACGATTCCAACGAGGAGGATCCGCTCACGGGCGACCAGCCGTGCGCCACGGCCGATGCGGCTTATGGCTTGTGCACCCCCATGAGAGCTGGTTTCTGAGATCGGTTTCACCGTCACCTCAGTACCTCACGCGGGGGTCGATCACGGTGTAGAGAACGTCAATGATCAGGTTGATCACCGAGATGAAGATCGCGATAAAGATCACGGTCCCCTGGATCGCGGGGTAGTCACGTGCAGTG from Candidatus Bipolaricaulis anaerobius harbors:
- a CDS encoding DUF429 domain-containing protein, which gives rise to MGVDLAWSPRNTSGAVVLDWDGTTGRPRVWESALGGDAEVLSFIAQGVGEESALVAIDAPLVVPNEGGTRPCDRALSQRYRQGEAGAYPANRARLGPEVRGEILVTRLGGLGFAHTPKVRRQASTRQVVEVYPHPGMVELFGLEKTLKYKARRDRPSAVQWEELERLKGLLASLARGEPAMEADRLLNGITVRGLRGRELKRVEDLFDALFCAHIALHLWYWGETGYRCFGDLNTGYILVPIQPAT
- the add gene encoding adenosine deaminase → MDRVLGRETVARLPKFDLHVHLDGSLRPGTVRELWDALPMRHRPRIATEVEVAVLPPVPCPLEEYLEAFRITVALLQTAKALERAAWELCEDAASENVIYIEIRFAPLLHLRRGLSPSAVVEAVLAGMRRAETELRISTGLILCAMRNEPTERSAKVARLAGRYHDQGVVGFDLAGPERGFPLLPHAEAIHLAQEAGVHVTLHAGEGCCPEHIGEALDLGAERIGHGVYLFQDPAVEERVRAGRIPLETCPTSNLQISGFMHSLSDHPLQRYLELGIPVTVNTDNRLMSQTSATEELWRVVDTFGLGRDEVRALLIASAAASFAPSGVKDALRAEVEAAL
- a CDS encoding ABC transporter substrate-binding protein, encoding MAKMARMLVVLVAVGLLGLGAGAVEPLIMGTTDRVTELSFENSYDAYTWHVLRHTTGALVKLDDETLEIVGDLAQSWEISDDGMVYTFHLRPGVKFWDGKDCDAQAVKFALERTIRLDGPKGGVGLIKPYIQKIEAVDKLTVRITLTYADAIFLSRMTSQVAPALIYSLDPSVGENEYTRGRYAGTGPYKLVEYKPDQYVKYEAYDGYYGPAPKSREVIEVMYADAATLRAAIEAGDVDFVFRTLAPQDIADLEKNPNVIVEYWPPSPGIRYLLFNVTQPPVDEVLVRRAIAYAVDRQAIIDQVFSGIVDPIYTMVPNVDPPFFGALPTFPERDLAVARELLTKAGYSEARPVELNLWYTPSHYGTFEADVATVIAGSLEETGMIKIRIQSLEWAAYSERMSQGGFDMFLLGWHPDYLETSNFLAPWLTEAPESMGTFMNHHPNYEAYKWMLELATSTVDIAERSGLYKGVQILSTIDVPWVPLWSMTDEMVTARRANVKGLSLDITMDINVYRIYKE
- a CDS encoding NAD(P)/FAD-dependent oxidoreductase, which encodes MVWDVVVVGGGPAGLFAAVSAAEGGARTIVLERMPTPGRKILASGGGHCNLTHGGEIADFLDHYGGGDRPGAGGRFLRPALYAFSNAALAAYCAERGVPVVEDRDGRVFPASRRAQDVLDLLLREARRERVEIRTGVRARSVEAKRGGFVVRARDRGQPVAGGRTVILSTGGRSYPALGATGDGYRLAASLGHRIVPPHPALAPLIIERDAFAPFAGCAGVSLPGMAVAVVRDGWRKAEARGDVLFTHRGLSGPAVLDLSRHVRPGDELRVPLLPSGGDLPAVAEGLGARIEEHGKRTVVRILHEMGVPERLARSVVVAHGLAPGTRAANLPRGAHRALALSLAGGRTLGHPFPVLALGGWNEALVTRGGVRLSEVDPKTIRSRLVPGLFFAGEILDVDGDTGGYNLQAAFSTGHLAGRNAARIALPHDSPPGAVGPAGRSSA
- a CDS encoding ABC transporter permease gives rise to the protein MKPISETSSHGGAQAISRIGRGARLVARERILLVGIVIVSGFIIMTILGQVPGFTPYDPMQYRSAPRLQGPSAQHWMGTDQLQRDVFSRVISGGKASLIVAFSAVAISMVGGSVLGWISGFFGGWLDRGLSLAMDALYSFPSIILAITLVVVLGAGLQPMIWSVAIVYVPTYFRVSRAEVLKVRETTYIEAIRAVGASRTRIVLRHMAPNTVNAIMAVSSFNLADAILTVAALSFLGFGLPPPAPDWGFDIQNGQKYLQSGSWWLITFPGLMIVFLSLGFGLIGEGVSDLVNPKRRHKI